In a genomic window of Gambusia affinis linkage group LG04, SWU_Gaff_1.0, whole genome shotgun sequence:
- the LOC122829335 gene encoding casein kinase I-like, whose protein sequence is MAEHQGDRNVWVLTRRTNAGSTFPPQISRIEYIHSKNFIHRDVKPDNFLMGLGKKGNLVYIIDFGLAKKYRDARTHQHIPYRENKNLTGTARYASINTHLGIEQSRRDDLESLGYVLMYFNLGSLPWQGLKAATKRQKYERISEKKMSTPIEVLCKGYPSEFSTYLNLCRSLRFDDKPDYSYLRQLFRNLFHRQGFSYDYVFDWNMLKFGSSRTAEDGERERREGKEGEERAGAGQRGAGGRALPPGPNPGAANRVRNEPETTPSNQASRGAQPSGNRSPQAGRAERAERERKVAMRLHRGAPANVSSSDLTARLDQSRITASQVSVPFEHLAK, encoded by the exons ATGGCCGAACACCAGggagacagaaatgtttggGTTCTGACTCGTCGTACCAACGCCGGGTCGACCTTTCCTCCCCAGATCAGCCGGATCGAATACATCCACTCCAAGAACTTCATCCATAGAGACGTGAAACCCGACAACTTCCTGATGGGCCTCGGGAAGAAGGGCAACCTGGTCTACATCATCGACTTCGGCCTGGCCAAGAAGTACCGGGACGCTCGAACGCACCAGCACATCCCCTACCGCGAGAACAAGAACCTGACCGGGACGGCGCGATACGCCTCCATCAACACCCACCTGGGCATCG AGCAGTCGAGGCGAGACGACCTGGAGTCTCTGGGTTACGTCCTGATGTACTTCAACCTGGGTTCGCTGCCCTGGCAAGGACTCAAGGCTGCAACCAAGAGGCAGAAGTACGAACGaatcagtgaaaagaaaatgtccacCCCTATTGAGGTCCTCTGTAAAGGATACCCCT CTGAGTTCTCTACCTACCTGAACTTGTGTCGCTCTCTGCGGTTCGACGACAAGCCCGACTACTCGTACCTGAGGCAGCTCTTCAGGAACCTTTTCCACAGGCAGGGCTTCTCCTACGACTACGTCTTCGACTGGAACATGCTGAAGTTT GGTTCCAGCAGGACAGCAGAGGACGGGGAGCgagagaggagagaaggaaAGGAAGGGGAGGAGCGAGCCGGCGCGGGTCAGAGAGGAGCCGGAGGTCGAGCCCTGCCTCCAGGTCCGAACCCTGGTGCCGCCAACCGAGTCCGGAACGAGCCAGAGACCACTCCTTCCAACCAGGCGTCGCGTGGAGCCCAGCCGTCAG GAAACCGGTCGCCTCAGGCGGGCCGGGCCGAGAGAGCCGAGAGAGAAAGGAAGGTGGCGATGAGGCTCCACCGCGGCGCCCCCGCCAACGTCTCGTCCTCCGACCTCACTGCACGCCTCGACCAATCACGGATCACTGCCTCACAG